TGGTACCGGTTGAGCGCTCTGAAGGTCAGTCTGCCGATGCGTCCGAAGCCGTTAATGCCGATTCTGGTTGTCATAATGTGCCTCCTCTCTAATATAATTAAATTAACCTTATCTTGTCGCTATATACATGTCAGTTAAGATGATAGTAGATAATGCTATCCCTGGGGATCTTATCTACCCGGCTATCGGTTCTCATTGCTTCCAGGTGTGCCAGGGTTTCCGAGACGGCCATTCTTTTATCCCAGGGAGCCAGATTCTGGAACCTGACACCATCCAGTGACGGCATCCAGGTAATTGCGGCGGATATTTGATAGGCTGTCTTGGGCCCTGTCTTTATCGCTTCCAGGATTTCTGAATTCCGGTGCTCGTGATGCTGGAAGATTTCAGCAACCCTTTTCGGTAAATCGGCGAAAAGGTGCTCATGCGCCGGTAAAACGACTTTGACATCCAGTTGCTTTACCTCATTCAGGGAGTTAAGGAAATTAACCAGCGGATTATTGCCGGACTGATTTTGCAGGCTGACGTGGGGGGTGATAACAGGCAGAACATGATCTCCCGAGAATAATATCTTCTCGGCAGGTTCGTACAGGCAGATGTGTCCGGGCGAGTGCCCCGGCGTCCACAGCACCTTAAGGTTAAAGCCTCCGATGGCGATGTCTTCCCCGCCGTGCAGGATAATATCAGGTAAGGTCGCCGCCCCGAACCGCCTCGCACCGGCCGGGCCTGTCTGGGTCGCCGGTAGTTCACTGGACGGCATGCCGTTTACGCGTAGCCATTCTCCGGTCTGACGGAGGGTCTCGTCGGCATTCAGGTATCTGGAAGTGATAAGCTTTTCCTCCAGAGAGTGGAGGGCAATACTGGCCGAAGAAAGCTCTCGGAGCCTGCCCGCCAGTCCGTAGTGATCGGGATGGGCATGGGTAGCTATTATCCGGGAGATATCCTTAAAACCAACGCCGATTTCCGCCAGCTGGTCTTGCAGGGACTGGAGCGTCTCCTCATTATTCCAGCCGGTGTCAATCAGGAGACATTCCCCGTTTCCCCGAATCAGGTAGGTATTGGTGTACCCGAGGGGGTTGTTCGGTATTGGTATTGGCATCTGGTAGATACCCGGTATAATTTCAGTCATGTTAAGTCCTCATAATAAAACGTAATCTCATTATTCTTATTGGCGTTTGAGGTTGCCGAAGGCTCCCATACCGGCGAACCTGGCCTTTGTCCCCAGCTCCTCTTCTATCTTGAGGAGGCGGTTATACTTGGCGGTGCGCTCGGAGCGGCAGGGGGCGCCGGTCTTGATCTGTCCCGTATTCAGTCCCGCAGCAAGG
The sequence above is a segment of the Dehalococcoidales bacterium genome. Coding sequences within it:
- a CDS encoding MBL fold metallo-hydrolase, yielding MTEIIPGIYQMPIPIPNNPLGYTNTYLIRGNGECLLIDTGWNNEETLQSLQDQLAEIGVGFKDISRIIATHAHPDHYGLAGRLRELSSASIALHSLEEKLITSRYLNADETLRQTGEWLRVNGMPSSELPATQTGPAGARRFGAATLPDIILHGGEDIAIGGFNLKVLWTPGHSPGHICLYEPAEKILFSGDHVLPVITPHVSLQNQSGNNPLVNFLNSLNEVKQLDVKVVLPAHEHLFADLPKRVAEIFQHHEHRNSEILEAIKTGPKTAYQISAAITWMPSLDGVRFQNLAPWDKRMAVSETLAHLEAMRTDSRVDKIPRDSIIYYHLN